In bacterium, the DNA window TTCGCCCCGATACGGCCGCCCTGTTGTTGGACGAACCTCTCACCGTGATCGACCCGCTTCGCCGTTGGGAGATCCGTCAGAAGCTGCGCCGGGTCCATCAGGAAACGAGTACCACGCTCGTCTACGTGACCCACGATCAGACCGAAGCGCTGACGTTCGCGGACGAAATCGTAGTGATGGATCAGGGGCGGGTGATGCAGGTCGGTACACCACGCGAGCTGTTCGAGGTTCCGGAGCACACCTTCGTCGGGCATTTCATCGGCAGCCCGGGGATGAACTTCCTGCCTTGCCGGCTCGCAGGTCGTGAACTTCTGGTCGAGGGCCTTCGCCTTCCGGTCGATCGGGATGCCTTTGCGGATCCGGGCCAGGGCGAGCTCGAACTCGGTATTCGACCCGAGTTCCTGGAGCTGGCTGAGGGAGAGGCGGACGGCGCCGTGCCGGTTCGGGTTCGTTCTTCGACCGCACTTGGCGACCACCACCTGGTGGACGTCGCTCTCGGAGAGCGGCCGCTCCAGGTTCGAGTGCCGGATGGTGCACCCATCCCCACCGAGCGCGGTTTTCTGCGCTTCCCTCCGCAGTGGATTCGTCTCTACCGTGAGGGGCGGCTCCTCACATGAACCGCACGGAACATCCGCGTGCCTGGTGGCTGGTGCTTCCGGTGTTGTCGATCGTCGCCTTCTCGGCGCTGATCCCGTTGATGACGGTCGTCAACTATTCGGTCCAG includes these proteins:
- a CDS encoding ABC transporter ATP-binding protein, with the translated sequence MAHIDIEDAAHRYATDAAWAVDGLTHSFRDGSASAILGPSGCGKTTLLSILSGLLHPTRGRLRIDGREVTGLPPRQRKIAQVFQFPVVYEAMTVFENLAFPLRNGGMAKDEVKMRVEETAELLGLTASLGRPASGLAADEQQIVSLGRGLVRPDTAALLLDEPLTVIDPLRRWEIRQKLRRVHQETSTTLVYVTHDQTEALTFADEIVVMDQGRVMQVGTPRELFEVPEHTFVGHFIGSPGMNFLPCRLAGRELLVEGLRLPVDRDAFADPGQGELELGIRPEFLELAEGEADGAVPVRVRSSTALGDHHLVDVALGERPLQVRVPDGAPIPTERGFLRFPPQWIRLYREGRLLT